A region of the Nocardia nova SH22a genome:
CGCCCCTGGAAGATCTGCAGCAGCGCCATCGACAACTCGTTGACCTGCTTGGGATCCAGGGCCTGCAGCAGCGGATGGAATCCGCCCAGCAGAGCATCGAGATCCAGGGCGGGCGCGGTGTTCGGCGGTGCGATCGTCGCCCCGGTCGCCAACGGCGTGGTGTCGGCGCCGCGCTCCAGATCGAGGTACCGGTTTCCGACCAGATCCTCGTACCGGATCGCCGCGCGCGTCGTCTCGGACGGGCGATCGTCGCTGTCGATGGAGAAATCGACGTGGGCGCGGTGATCGGCCCCGTAGCGCACCGCGTTCACCGAGCCGACCGGCACACCCGCGATGCGCACCTTCGAACCGGGCTTCATACCGGAGGCGTCGGCGAAGATCGCGTGATACGTGCGCGCGTCTCCGGAGTGAACCTGGGTGAACACCAGGAACATCGCCGCGTTGACCAGTGCCATGACGAGGACGAAGACACCCAGTTTGACCGCCGTGATCCGCTTCATCGGTCACCTCCCAAACCGAACAGGTAGCCGACCAGATCCGACGGCTGCTGCCGCAGCCCGACGCCCTGACGTGAGGGATCGAAGGGATTCACGCCGGTGTCGGTGACGACATAGGGGGCGGGTTCGACCGGATCGGTGTAGGGCAGGCCGAGGCAGTGCGGGCCGCCGGTCGCGTTGACCTTGGGCAGATCATCGGGATACTTGTACGGGCTGACGCCCGGGGTGAGTCCGGCGAACATCTTCACGCCGGGTTGTCCGGCGTAGGCGTCCGGATTGGTCGTGTTGCTGGCGGTGATCCCCTGGAACAGGCACGGGATCTCCGGGGCGTACTCGGCCGCCAGCGAGCTGGTGGGCGCCAGCAGACGCAGGACATCCGCAAGCTGAGAACCGTTGTGGGCCAGCAGGTCCGAGCCGGTATCGGCCACCGTGGTGGCACTGGACAGCGCCTTCGCCAGCTGCTGCTGCTTGTCGGTGATCGTGGTGCCCGTGCTGGTCAGTGCGGACAGGGTCCGCATCAGTTCCGGGCTGATGTCGCCGTAGAGCGTGCTGGTCGGCGCCGCGGTGCGTAACAGGTCGCCGATTCCCGGATCGGCCGCGTTCAGCTGGGTCAGCACGGCGGAGGCGTGGTCGATGGCGGTGCCGAGACGCTCGCCCCGGCCCTGCAGCGCCGTCGCGAGCGCGCCCAGCGTGGCTTCGAGCTGAGCGGGGTCCACCGCGCGCATGAGATCGGTGAGTTGTTCGAAGACCGTGTTGATTTCGACCGTCACGTGCGAGATGTCGATCGTCGCGCCCGCGGCCAGCCGGGCGGTGCTCGCCGCCGTGGCCGGGGCGTTCAGGCTGACGTATTTGGCGCCGAAGACGGTGGTGGAGGTGATCTGCGCGTCCACGTTCGCGGGAATGGACGCCAGCGACGAGCGATGCAGGCGGAGGCTGAGCCGGGCCTGATCCCCGTGGTAGTCGATGCCGGTCACCTCACCGACCTGGACGCCGGTCATCGAGACCCGCGCGCCGCGATCCATGACGAGTCCGGTGCGATCGGCGATCACCGTCACCCGCACCCAGTCGTCGAAGCGTTGCTGATAACTGCCCAGTACCGCCCACACGATCCCGGCGACCACCAGGATCAGTGCCAGCACAGCGAGTTTCAGCTTCGCCCAGTGAAACAGAAGCATCGGGTACCTATCCGGAGAGGTGGAAGTTGCCGCTACCGCCGTAGAGCGCGAGCGATACCAGCAGGACGACCAGCACGACCATGATCAGCGACATCCGCACCGCCCGGCCGACGGACGCGCCGACTCCGGCCGGGCCCCCGGCGGCGGTGAAGCCGTAGTGGGTGTGCACCAGCATCACCACCAGCGCGATCAGCAGCGCCTGGACGAACGACCACAGCACGTCCATCGGGTTGAGGAAGGTGGAGAAGTAGTGGTCGTAGAGTCCGGACGACTGCCCGAAAAGCACTACGGTGGTGAACTTTCCGGCCAGGAACGAGGCGGCCAGCGCCAGCGAGTACAGCGGCACGATGGTGATCATCCCGGCGGCGACGCGGGTGCTGACCACATAGGGAACCGGCCGGATCGCCATGGACTCGAGTGCGTCGATCTCCTCCGCGATGCGCATGGCGCCGATCTGCGCGGTGGCGCCCGCGCCGAGCGTCGCCGACAGCGCGATACCCGCGATGACGGGGGCGGCGATGCGGACATTGATGAAGGCCGACAAAAAGCCCGACAGGGCTTCGATGCCGATATTGCCCAGTGAGCTGAATCCCTGGATGGCGATGGTGCTGCCGGTGGCCATCGTCATGAAGCCGACAATGGCCGCGGTGCCGCCGATCAGTGCCAGCGCACCACTGCCCATACTGATTTCGGCGACGAGGCGCACGGTTTCGAGCGGGTGTTTGGCGACGGCGCCGGGAATTTGCAGAATAGTCTTGCCGTAAAAGACGAGTCGCGCGCCGAGTGCGTCGATATTGGCATCCCAACGCGACAGGCGGCGACGAGTGCGGACGAATTTACCGGTGTCGGTGATGTGCACGATTTCCGACCTCACTTCCCCGATATTCGGATGCCGACGGCGGTCACCACGGTGTTGATGACGAACAGCGCGATGAAGGCGTAGACGACGGTCTCGTTGACCGCCTGCCCGACGCTCTTGGCGCCGCCGGACACCGACAGTCCGCGATAGCAGGCGACCAGCCCGGCGATCATCCCGAACAACATCGCCTTGACCGCCGAGATCGCCAATTCCGTTGCGCCGGTGAGCAATGTGATGCCCGAGGCGAACGCACCCGGGTTCACGCCCTGCAGTTGCACCGAGAAGATGAAGCCGCCGGTGATGCCGATGGCGCACACCAGGCCGTTGAGCAGGACCGCCACCAGGGTGGAGGCCACCACCCGCGGGATCACCAGCCGCTGGATGGGGTCGATGCCGAGTACCTCCATGGCCGAGATCTCCTCGCGGATGACCCGCGAGCCCAGATCCGCGCACATGGCCGTCGCGCCCGCACCCGCCACGATCAGCACCGTCACCATCGGCCCGACCTGGGTGACGGTGCCGAAGGCCGCACCGGCGCCGCTCATCGTGGCCGCGCCGATCTCGCGCAGCAGGATGTTGAGGGTGAAGCTCACCAGGACGGTGAACGGCACCGCGACCAGGACGGTGGGCAGCAGCGACACCCGGGCCAGCATCCAGCCCTGCTCGACGAACTCGCTCATCCGGAAGCGGGTTGTCACGAGCCCCCTGCCGACATCGGCCACCATCGCGAAGAACTGACCCACCTCCCGGACGGGGGCGTTCAGCCGTTCCACTTCCATCGATCCTCCAGCGGGCTGCTCGGCTGTCGCGGATGTCGTGCCGAGTTGGCCGAATGGTTAACTATTGCCATTACAGTGTGATTGACAATACAGTAGGGCGCCGCAACGGAGAAGCAATTTCCCGGGAAACATTTCCGGGAGCGGGCGAGGTGGCCCGGCGGCTCGACGGGGGTGTTTTCCGGTCGATAGCCGACACGCATTCCGGTTGCCCGGCTCAGCTATTGGAAGTTCCGTCGAT
Encoded here:
- a CDS encoding MCE family protein codes for the protein MLLFHWAKLKLAVLALILVVAGIVWAVLGSYQQRFDDWVRVTVIADRTGLVMDRGARVSMTGVQVGEVTGIDYHGDQARLSLRLHRSSLASIPANVDAQITSTTVFGAKYVSLNAPATAASTARLAAGATIDISHVTVEINTVFEQLTDLMRAVDPAQLEATLGALATALQGRGERLGTAIDHASAVLTQLNAADPGIGDLLRTAAPTSTLYGDISPELMRTLSALTSTGTTITDKQQQLAKALSSATTVADTGSDLLAHNGSQLADVLRLLAPTSSLAAEYAPEIPCLFQGITASNTTNPDAYAGQPGVKMFAGLTPGVSPYKYPDDLPKVNATGGPHCLGLPYTDPVEPAPYVVTDTGVNPFDPSRQGVGLRQQPSDLVGYLFGLGGDR
- a CDS encoding ABC transporter permease, coding for MRSEIVHITDTGKFVRTRRRLSRWDANIDALGARLVFYGKTILQIPGAVAKHPLETVRLVAEISMGSGALALIGGTAAIVGFMTMATGSTIAIQGFSSLGNIGIEALSGFLSAFINVRIAAPVIAGIALSATLGAGATAQIGAMRIAEEIDALESMAIRPVPYVVSTRVAAGMITIVPLYSLALAASFLAGKFTTVVLFGQSSGLYDHYFSTFLNPMDVLWSFVQALLIALVVMLVHTHYGFTAAGGPAGVGASVGRAVRMSLIMVVLVVLLVSLALYGGSGNFHLSG
- a CDS encoding MlaE family ABC transporter permease, producing MEVERLNAPVREVGQFFAMVADVGRGLVTTRFRMSEFVEQGWMLARVSLLPTVLVAVPFTVLVSFTLNILLREIGAATMSGAGAAFGTVTQVGPMVTVLIVAGAGATAMCADLGSRVIREEISAMEVLGIDPIQRLVIPRVVASTLVAVLLNGLVCAIGITGGFIFSVQLQGVNPGAFASGITLLTGATELAISAVKAMLFGMIAGLVACYRGLSVSGGAKSVGQAVNETVVYAFIALFVINTVVTAVGIRISGK